The Candidatus Zixiibacteriota bacterium genome includes the window CCGGCGGGCGCATGTCCGAACCGACCCAAGAGGCGCTCCTCGCCTTTGTCGATCGCTATCTCTATCGGGCCGACGGCCTTCGTATCTGCTGGTTCGGCGGCGAGCCGACGTTGTGCCTTCCGATTATCGAAAGACTCCAGCGGGAGTTCGCCGAACTCACGAGGAAGCACCGCCTCACATTGTATCCCGGAATGATCATCACCAACGGGTACCTTTTGGACGCAGCAATGGCCCGGCAATTGAAGGAACTGGGTGTCGCCCAGGCGCAAGTCACCCTCGATGGCCCCCGGTCAGTGCACGACTCCCGCAGAAAGCTGAAGAACGGGCGGGGGACATTCGATCGCATTCTCGACAACCTGTGCGCTGTTGCCGGGATTCTGAAGATTAATATCCGCATCAATATCGATAAAGACAATGTCGACTCGGCCTATGAGGTTGTCGAGCTTCTGCAGAGTCGACAGGTTCTTGATAAGGTGAATATTACCTTTGCTCCTATCACACCCTCCGGCTCGGTCTGTTCCGACATTATTGAACGCTGCCATGACAACGAGGAATTCGCAGGCGCCCTCACTCGAACGTACCGACGGCTGCTCGAACGCGGTATCCGGCAGGTCACTTTCCCACGGCCGTCATCGGGTGCGGCGTGCGGCGCAATCGCCGAGGGGTATTTCGTGGTCTCGCCCACCGGACACCTGTTCAAATGCTGGGAGGATCTTTCGCTCGACGGCGCCAAATGGGTGGGCGATATCTTCTCCTCACAACCAAGCGAGCAGCAGCTGGCCAATCTAAGAGCCTATCAGTCCTGGCAGCCGCTGGGACTGACCGAATGTCGCGACTGCTCGGTACTGCCGATCTGTATGGGCGGCTGCCCGGCACGGGGACTTGAAAAGCCGAGCGCCACCTGCGGATCGTGTGTCACTTGGAAACACAACCTGGGCGAGCTGTTGGATCTCGCCTACGCCTCCGCCAACGCATCCCCATCTAACCCCAACCGCGGTTCATGAGCGACACCAACAAGCGAGTTCCCGACATAGTCGGCTGGGAGATCACCCGCCAGTGCAACCTGCGCTGTGCGCATTGTTTTACCGCGGCCACGCGCCGTCCGGTGGGCGAACTGACCGACGACGAATGCCGGGCGATCATCGATGCTATGGCGGAAGTCGGCGTCAAGATGATCGGCTGGACCGGCGGCGAACCCCTCCTGCGAAAAGATCTCGAAGAACTCACCGAGTACGCCTGGTCCCGAAACGTCCGGAGCAATATCACTACAAACGGGGTTCTCCTGAATGAAGAGCGCGCCGAGCGGCTCATCGCGGCCGGCTGCCATACGGTGCAGATCAGTCTCGACGGCTCCACCCCGGAGATGAACCGTCGAATTCGCGGCGCCACCAATTCCGACTATCATCGCATCGTGGACGCAATCCGCATCTGTAAACGACTCGGCGCCAGAGTGGTCATGGCGTCGCTGGTCGGGCGCGAGAACCTCGACGATGCCCGCAGGATGATCGCTTTCGGCAAGCATGAGGGGGTGGATACAATAAGGTTCTGCGGATTCACGCCGATCGGCCGCGGCAAACAAAAGCAGGTGAAACGCCGTCTCCAATTCTCCGACGAGCTCTGCGATCTGCTGGCATTTGTGAAGGAAGCTCAGGAGGACGACGACATCCTGGTTACGTTTGACGTCGGTTTCGGTCCGGTCCCTCCTGACTACGGATTCCACAAGTGCATAGCGGGTATCGAGACATTTTATCTCAAGGCCAGCGGTGACGTCTACCCCTGCACCGCCCTCGCCTTTCCACAGTTCCTTGTCGGGAACGTACGTGAGCAACCACTCCAGGATCTTTGGCAGTCGCCAAGGATGCTCGCGATGGCGGAATTCCTTCGTGATCAAATCGACGGCTTCTGCAGCACCTGCGACAATTTCGCCAATTGTCGCGGCGCCTGC containing:
- a CDS encoding radical SAM protein: MKASRYNHLCAIRNGRIILAYNSYSGAVAEIESENYPVVRKILDAPNAVYEGEAASFLQCLRDGGFLIPDGIDQRSALRVKARSDRLEGTILTLTIAPTLACNFSCDYCFESRTGGRMSEPTQEALLAFVDRYLYRADGLRICWFGGEPTLCLPIIERLQREFAELTRKHRLTLYPGMIITNGYLLDAAMARQLKELGVAQAQVTLDGPRSVHDSRRKLKNGRGTFDRILDNLCAVAGILKINIRINIDKDNVDSAYEVVELLQSRQVLDKVNITFAPITPSGSVCSDIIERCHDNEEFAGALTRTYRRLLERGIRQVTFPRPSSGAACGAIAEGYFVVSPTGHLFKCWEDLSLDGAKWVGDIFSSQPSEQQLANLRAYQSWQPLGLTECRDCSVLPICMGGCPARGLEKPSATCGSCVTWKHNLGELLDLAYASANASPSNPNRGS
- a CDS encoding radical SAM protein; the protein is MSDTNKRVPDIVGWEITRQCNLRCAHCFTAATRRPVGELTDDECRAIIDAMAEVGVKMIGWTGGEPLLRKDLEELTEYAWSRNVRSNITTNGVLLNEERAERLIAAGCHTVQISLDGSTPEMNRRIRGATNSDYHRIVDAIRICKRLGARVVMASLVGRENLDDARRMIAFGKHEGVDTIRFCGFTPIGRGKQKQVKRRLQFSDELCDLLAFVKEAQEDDDILVTFDVGFGPVPPDYGFHKCIAGIETFYLKASGDVYPCTALAFPQFLVGNVREQPLQDLWQSPRMLAMAEFLRDQIDGFCSTCDNFANCRGACRGSTLAHTGNLHASFPMCLYPVETISPRQP